The DNA region TAATAATTAATATGTTATGTTTTTAATAATTTGTCATCAATGTTAATGGatttcaaatatttttaataaatatctcaaattataaaagatatttttaataaataatacTTTCTCCGTCTTAAATTAAAAAAGATTTTGAGCCTTTTTCAGTTTATATTTGGAATATTTCATATGAATTAAATATCAAATactttaattatttattatatcTAAAAAAATTATTACTTATAATAATGACAATAATATTCTTATTATTTCGTATCAGATATTTTTATTATTCGAATTTGAATGGTCTTTTCTTTTCTGTCTCTTGTATACTCATTTATGTAAAgtattattttcaaatatttttaataaatgaCATTTTTTTTGTCCcaaataatttaaaaatattgataaataatattttatccgtcttaaattataaaaaattttAACCTATATTTGGAATATTTTttacaaattaaaaaaaaatattatttctattattaatattctaaaaaataatcatttttattattaatattttaaaaataataatatcaaaaaaaatttgttatcataaaaaactattattatttacattttattttaaaattttttataaaaaaattattattatttttaaaaaaatcaattatattaattaaatatagaattaattaaaaaattatttaataataattagaaaactacttaataaaatatttaaaatattaaaaaattaaaaaaaaagtgggaagaaattaaaaaattaaaaaaaattaaaaagggACAGATTGAGATTTTTTTTTCAGAATGGGACAAAGTGGAAATTTATTTTCAACTTTGGAACATATGGGAAAAAAGTCCATAACTCCAACAGTCTCTttgaaaaatgataaaaacaaaagATTTTTAAAAAAGTCAAATTCTCCCGATAATTCTgtaaaataaattttaatattgTTCAAGGTTAATAGGATAAATGCATAAAATGTCTGTGGCGTGAGGTCAAAGTGTAAGGGTGCCAGTATATAATCTCATATGTTTTGAATAGTTTCCTCACTCGCATGGGCTTCATAGTTTTGGCCCAAGAATAAACCCAATAAGCCCACAAACCAAACCCTAGTTAGTGTAACCTTAACACAATATATTGAAGCCAGAAACCAGTAAAAACCCTAGCGAACTCTAGCAGCGGCACAGACAGAGAAATCAAAAATGAAGTTCAATCCACGAGTGTCGAGCAGCCGTCGCAAGAGCCGCAAGGCTCATTTCACGGCACCATCCAGCCTCCGCCGTGTTCTCATGAGCGCGCCTCTCTCCGCCGACCTCCGTGCCAAATACAACGTCCGTTCTATGCCGGTGAGGAAAGACGACGAAGTTCAAGTCGTCCGTGGTACATTCAAAGGCCGTGAAGGTAAGGTTACACAGGTTTACAGGCGCAAGTGGGTGATCCACATCGAGCGCATCACAAGGGAAAAGGTGAATGGATCCACCGTGAATGTTGGTGTGAACCCTTCCAAGGTTGTTATCACAAAGCTGAGACTTGATAAGGACAGGAAATCTCTTCTTGATAGGAAGGCTAAGGGACGTGCTGCCGCTGATAAGGAGAAGGGTACCAAGTTTGCTCCTGAGGATATTATGCAGACTATTGATTAGTCCTTCTCTTTTTTGAGTAAttgtgtttttttattttattttggtaTTAGAAAATTATTATATCAAACTTTGAGGTTGTTCTTCTTTAATTTGTTATGTTAATCAAACTTTTTGATTTATCTATGCTTTTAGTAATCCAATTAATCCACCGTTTAATTCCTGTGTATGAATTAATTATGTTAATTCTGTACATGGTTAAATATTTTCTGGTTTTATTTGTATTCGTTAATGTTTTTATGCGTTAGCTTACCGCTTTTGTGTGATGAGAGATTCTAGATCCATTAGGTTTATGGAATTATGGGTTTTTTCTAATCCTCCATGATTACCTATCATGCGTTTAGACTAGTTCGGTTTTAGATATTGTCTGATTCTTTCTGTTTAGAACTATGGATGATGAGATTATCAATTTAACAGTTATCCCTGGCTGATGTTTCAGGTGCTGATAATTTGTATTCTGACATATTTCTGGTAGATACTTTAATTTTCTTAAGTTGCATTCAGTTTAGCTTGATATATTCTGTGTCTTGTATTGATATTATTGTTCTTATTTAGTTTTTATGCAACATTTACTCTCAGCTGCCATCATTCTTTTTTTTAGTTAAGTGATTTAATTTGATTTCAAAGTTTTGATTACACAGCATGTGATTAACTATTAGTTGCTTTACCCCATTTTCTTGTTTCATACTAAATAGACTTTCTTGTGTGCAACTTTCCAATCCTTATTAATCTATTTTTAATGCATCTATTTAGTTTTCGTTTCTGCTAAGTGCCATGAATGATGAGATTAACAATTTTACAGTTATCCCTGTCTGATAACCTAATGCTGAAATTGTATATGCTCTGACATGCTATCTTAGCTTTCTAATTATCCTATTTTTTGGTGTTCTTTGACTGCAGCTTAAACTGGTTATTGTGTATTTGTATGCTAAAAAGTATGACTGAGTTTGTTTAAGATGCAATATGTTTGCTTGTAGAATGTCTATTTTCTGAAGTTTGAACACACCTCAGAGTCATTAACTCTTTATTCTGTCTAATCTCACTGAACTTCTTTTTAAGTGTCAGAATGGATTTTTGATAAGTTGCCTGTTATACATGCAAATGATTGTTAAAGTTTTCTTTCCCTTTTTTTTGTTTTGGATAATTTGTTTCTGTTTTTCAACCTACCATGCATGATTATATGTATTATTCCTACTGTGGAGTTTCTTTTTCTTTCTGCCAAGCGCCATGGGTGATGAGATTGACAATTTTACAGTTATCCCTGTCTGATAAACTTGATGATGAAATTGTATAGTCTGACATGTTCTTGGTGTCCAATTTATGAATTTGACACTTATGTTTGATAAGTGTTGGCAGTTCAATTCATGTTTGAACTTGGATAatctttatttttttttatttatcaaAATGTTATGACCAGATTTGCACTTTTCAGTTCCTGTCTGATAATCTAAATCCTAAAATTGTGTTCTTTTACATGCACTTGCTAAATCTGTGTACATGGTTTCTATTTTATAATCTAAATACTATGTACGTTCTATTTTATTTGAATTTGTGTGATATTGATTACTATGTTTGCTTGATGAAGGAAGATATTTCAGTTCTTCGAACTATAAATATATATTTCCATTTTTTGACTGATGTATTTAATGTAAAAATCTGAAATGCATGCTTGCATATAAAGAGTGAACAATGTTTAAACATGAGT from Lathyrus oleraceus cultivar Zhongwan6 chromosome 1, CAAS_Psat_ZW6_1.0, whole genome shotgun sequence includes:
- the LOC127082699 gene encoding 60S ribosomal protein L26-2 — encoded protein: MKFNPRVSSSRRKSRKAHFTAPSSLRRVLMSAPLSADLRAKYNVRSMPVRKDDEVQVVRGTFKGREGKVTQVYRRKWVIHIERITREKVNGSTVNVGVNPSKVVITKLRLDKDRKSLLDRKAKGRAAADKEKGTKFAPEDIMQTID